The following proteins come from a genomic window of Proteiniphilum propionicum:
- a CDS encoding class I SAM-dependent methyltransferase — MQERHSDRLRYFNELANTSREFYIDYVRQYYSISKGCKVLEVGCGEGGNLLPFAEIGCDVTGIDRSEQRILEADSFYESLNIKGKFVSIDFFDMNNRDGDEKYDIVLVHDVIEHIGRKDEFLKHIKQFVAKDGIIFWRFPAWQMPFGGHQQICRHKYLSKLPFFHLLPRPIYRWLLYSFGEEQTCVDELLDIKECRVPIEKFEKLLKKNDFIQINRYLWFINPHYKQKFSLKPRKLSPILSLIRYIRNFFTTSCWYITKVENN, encoded by the coding sequence ATGCAAGAGAGACATTCAGATCGATTGCGTTATTTCAATGAACTTGCAAATACTTCAAGAGAGTTTTATATTGATTATGTACGGCAGTATTATTCTATTAGTAAAGGATGTAAAGTACTTGAAGTTGGATGTGGGGAGGGAGGAAATTTATTGCCGTTCGCAGAGATTGGTTGTGATGTAACAGGAATTGATCGTTCGGAACAAAGGATTTTAGAGGCTGACTCGTTTTATGAATCTTTGAATATTAAGGGCAAATTCGTTTCAATCGATTTTTTTGATATGAATAATAGAGACGGGGACGAGAAGTATGATATTGTACTGGTGCATGATGTGATAGAGCATATTGGACGCAAAGATGAATTTTTGAAACATATAAAACAATTTGTAGCAAAGGATGGTATTATTTTTTGGAGATTTCCCGCATGGCAAATGCCTTTTGGGGGGCATCAACAAATTTGTAGACATAAATATTTGTCAAAACTGCCATTCTTCCATCTTTTACCGAGACCTATATATCGATGGCTACTATATTCTTTTGGAGAGGAACAAACTTGTGTAGATGAATTGCTGGATATAAAGGAATGTAGAGTTCCAATAGAAAAGTTTGAGAAACTTTTGAAGAAAAACGACTTTATCCAGATTAATAGATACTTGTGGTTCATAAATCCACATTATAAACAAAAGTTCAGCCTAAAACCCCGAAAATTGTCACCTATTCTTTCTCTTATCAGATATATCAGAAACTTCTTCACAACATCCTGTTGGTATATAACCAAGGTTGAAAATAATTAG
- a CDS encoding S8 family peptidase, with product MAKTIFDYQNRNVSVTLTRKVRNKGDEFAPAFWRITYNRKLKHYTSGFTFMADDWDDFVNTGIAPQTTMLSISHSLAVSPTLSSYLATGISYARTNGAAVINNSWGDYGGAYYEYLHSTVLEDAIRTALISGRNGKGCVVVFASGNVNRNGVDYPGSFDSRLLVVGATTTSDRKASFSSYGSSLDVVAPGVDILSTVPNNGIEYMSGTSMAAPHVSAVAALILSINSDLAGSEVVRIIESTAQKVGGYSYVTTSGRPNGTWHNEMGYGLLDAFNAVSTVSGVVNFVNKTVTSNTNVAGWSIYAQNVTVSQSAILNFTIGNLITIDYPFTVNAGSQFIINL from the coding sequence ATGGCTAAAACAATTTTTGACTATCAAAATAGAAATGTATCGGTTACTTTAACCCGCAAAGTAAGGAACAAAGGTGATGAATTTGCTCCTGCATTTTGGCGGATTACCTATAATCGAAAACTGAAACATTACACTTCCGGCTTTACATTTATGGCTGACGATTGGGATGATTTCGTAAATACTGGCATTGCTCCCCAAACCACAATGTTATCTATAAGTCACTCATTAGCTGTATCCCCTACTTTAAGCAGTTATTTAGCAACAGGAATAAGTTATGCTCGGACTAATGGGGCAGCGGTTATAAATAACTCATGGGGTGATTATGGAGGCGCATATTATGAGTATTTACATAGTACTGTCTTAGAAGATGCTATTCGTACTGCATTAATTTCTGGAAGAAACGGAAAAGGATGTGTTGTTGTTTTTGCATCTGGAAATGTAAACAGAAATGGGGTAGATTATCCAGGATCTTTTGATTCAAGACTATTAGTCGTAGGAGCAACAACTACTTCTGATAGAAAAGCCAGTTTCTCTTCTTATGGTTCAAGTCTTGATGTAGTGGCGCCCGGAGTTGACATATTGTCTACTGTTCCTAATAATGGTATCGAGTATATGAGTGGCACGTCAATGGCTGCCCCTCATGTAAGTGCGGTGGCTGCTTTGATTCTCTCAATTAATTCTGACCTTGCAGGATCTGAAGTTGTGAGAATTATTGAGAGCACTGCGCAAAAGGTTGGAGGATATTCTTATGTAACTACATCAGGGAGACCAAATGGAACATGGCACAATGAAATGGGATATGGATTACTTGATGCGTTTAATGCTGTTTCAACAGTAAGCGGGGTTGTTAATTTTGTAAATAAAACTGTCACTTCAAATACAAATGTTGCTGGATGGAGTATCTATGCACAGAATGTTACGGTTTCCCAATCAGCCATACTTAATTTTACAATTGGAAATCTTATAACGATTGATTACCCTTTTACAGTTAATGCAGGTTCACAATTTATAATAAACTTGTAA